The Clostridium sporogenes genome contains a region encoding:
- a CDS encoding HIT family protein translates to MSNCVFCNYNTTEIIAENRVAFAILDKFPVNEGHTLIIPKRHFQSFFEATEEEVKGIYSLMHEVKEMLDIQYEPAGYNVGVNIGYDAGQTIMHLHIHFIPRYKGDVVNPRGGIRNLKTPLVEYDG, encoded by the coding sequence ATGAGCAATTGTGTATTTTGTAATTATAATACTACAGAAATAATAGCAGAAAATAGGGTGGCTTTTGCTATATTAGACAAATTTCCGGTAAATGAAGGACATACATTAATAATTCCTAAAAGACATTTTCAAAGTTTTTTTGAAGCTACAGAGGAAGAAGTAAAGGGAATTTATTCTCTTATGCACGAAGTTAAGGAAATGCTAGATATTCAGTATGAACCAGCAGGATACAATGTAGGGGTAAATATAGGATATGATGCTGGACAAACTATAATGCATCTTCATATTCATTTTATTCCAAGATATAAAGGGGATGTAGTAAATCCTAGAGGAGGAATAAGGAATTTGAAAACTCCTTTAGTAGAATATGATGGTTAA
- a CDS encoding glutamate decarboxylase: MLYSSKNKQSNDTYATPIFGITKDNYSIPKYKINENSIAPNIAYRMIKDELMNEGNARLNLATFCQTYMEDKATKLMAETLQKNAIDKSEYPQTTEIENRCVNIISDLWNVPKDTNFLGTSTVGSSEACMLGGLSMKFRWRDQAEKLGIDINKKKPNLIISSGYQVCWEKFCVYWDIEMRTVPMDEDNLSLNIDKVFDYVDEYTIGIIGILGITYTGKFDDIKALDEALEKYNNDHDIKVYIHVDAASGGFFTPFINPEILWDFRLKNVVSINASGHKYGLVYPGIGWVLWKDQKYLPKDLIFEVSYLGGKMPTLAINFSRSGSQIIGQYYNFLRFGFEGYKKIHERTKEVAMYISKELENTGLFSIYNDGSNLPIVCYKLKEQSKVKWNLYDLADRLAMKGWQIPAYPLPENLNHIIIQRIVCRSDLGYNLAELLIKDFKTAINDLNNAHILFHEKENQGSYGFTH; encoded by the coding sequence ATGCTCTATTCTTCAAAAAACAAACAAAGTAATGATACCTATGCTACCCCCATTTTTGGTATCACTAAGGACAACTACTCAATTCCTAAGTACAAAATTAATGAAAATTCTATTGCACCTAATATAGCCTATCGTATGATTAAAGATGAACTTATGAATGAAGGTAACGCACGCTTAAATTTAGCTACTTTTTGTCAAACCTATATGGAAGATAAAGCTACAAAACTTATGGCTGAAACCTTACAAAAAAATGCTATAGATAAGTCTGAATACCCACAAACTACTGAAATAGAGAATCGTTGTGTTAATATTATTTCAGATCTTTGGAATGTCCCAAAGGATACGAACTTCTTGGGTACCTCTACTGTAGGTTCTTCAGAAGCTTGTATGTTAGGTGGCCTGTCTATGAAATTTCGTTGGCGTGATCAAGCTGAAAAATTAGGTATTGATATTAATAAAAAGAAACCTAACTTAATAATATCATCTGGTTATCAGGTATGTTGGGAAAAATTCTGCGTTTATTGGGATATTGAGATGCGTACTGTTCCTATGGATGAAGATAATCTAAGTTTAAATATAGATAAGGTTTTTGATTATGTAGATGAATATACCATAGGAATTATAGGCATCTTAGGAATAACTTATACAGGAAAATTTGATGATATTAAAGCTTTAGATGAAGCCCTTGAAAAATATAATAATGATCATGATATAAAGGTTTATATCCATGTAGATGCTGCCTCCGGTGGATTTTTCACACCTTTTATTAATCCTGAAATTTTGTGGGATTTTCGTTTGAAAAATGTAGTTTCTATAAATGCATCCGGTCATAAATATGGGTTAGTTTATCCAGGAATAGGTTGGGTTCTGTGGAAAGATCAAAAATATCTTCCTAAAGATTTAATATTTGAAGTAAGTTATTTAGGTGGGAAAATGCCTACCTTAGCTATTAATTTTTCAAGATCTGGAAGCCAAATAATAGGCCAGTATTATAATTTTTTACGCTTTGGTTTTGAGGGATATAAAAAAATTCATGAGCGCACAAAAGAAGTAGCTATGTATATTTCAAAAGAACTTGAAAACACGGGATTATTCAGTATATATAATGATGGCAGTAATCTTCCTATAGTTTGCTATAAACTAAAAGAACAATCTAAAGTGAAGTGGAATCTTTATGATTTAGCAGATAGACTAGCTATGAAAGGTTGGCAAATACCTGCTTACCCCCTCCCTGAAAATCTTAACCATATAATAATACAAAGAATAGTTTGTCGGTCAGATCTAGGATACAATTTAGCAGAACTATTAATAAAAGATTTTAAAACAGCAATAAATGATTTAAATAATGCTCATATATTATTTCATGAAAAAGAAAATCAAGGTAGTTATGGATTTACTCATTAG
- a CDS encoding methyl-accepting chemotaxis protein → MVKTIKGKLIFLVAILVGAIVFMGGYSIKNLDSVNEKSTEISKKWVPAMVYSEELNTMTSDFRILEYDHIISTNAEMMNEKEKEMEEKSKGIEKYLTLYRRTVDSKEDEELFNIVEREWNEYLQQNKKVIALSRQLKADEAAKIMRGESKQSFDKASDSLLKLAQFNKNKTEKASLEGDKHFDIAMKINLTLMLLLSATGAVLGMLIINGIRKSLNVLKGELDELSERGGDLTQEIKVNSKDEINDLAKSLNKFIQNIKDIIKTVNESADSIEIVVDSIKTNVTDLNNDVEEVSATTEELSSNMQETAASAEEMSATSQEIEKAIESIAQKSQAGATQAGEINERAEQTKENVQASQKKAKEIFGNTKIELERAIESSKVVEQINVLSESIMEITSQTNLLALNAAIEAARAGEAGKGFSVVADEIRKLAEQSKDTVTEIQNITVKVIESVKNLSDSSSNLLTFVSTDMDNDYKTMLNVADKYSEDAGFVDTLVTDFSSTSEELLASLQDVVKTVEGVAQAASEGAGGTTDIACKILEVNNKSNDVLQEALKSEESANKLKKEISKFKI, encoded by the coding sequence TTGGTAAAAACGATAAAAGGTAAGCTAATCTTTCTTGTAGCTATATTAGTAGGTGCAATTGTATTTATGGGAGGATACTCAATAAAAAATTTAGATAGTGTAAATGAAAAGTCTACTGAAATTTCTAAGAAATGGGTACCTGCCATGGTATATTCAGAGGAGCTAAATACAATGACCTCAGATTTTAGAATACTAGAATATGATCATATTATTTCTACCAATGCAGAAATGATGAATGAAAAAGAAAAAGAAATGGAAGAAAAAAGTAAGGGAATAGAAAAATATTTAACTCTTTATAGAAGAACAGTAGACTCAAAAGAGGATGAAGAGTTGTTTAATATTGTAGAAAGAGAATGGAATGAATATTTACAACAAAATAAGAAAGTGATTGCTTTAAGTAGACAATTAAAAGCAGATGAAGCAGCAAAAATAATGAGAGGGGAATCTAAGCAATCTTTTGATAAAGCTTCTGATTCTTTATTAAAATTAGCTCAGTTTAATAAGAATAAAACAGAAAAAGCTAGCCTAGAAGGTGACAAGCATTTTGATATTGCTATGAAAATAAATTTAACTTTAATGTTATTATTATCAGCTACAGGTGCAGTTTTAGGAATGCTTATTATTAATGGTATAAGAAAGTCCTTAAATGTTTTAAAGGGAGAATTAGATGAATTATCCGAAAGAGGTGGAGATTTAACTCAAGAAATAAAGGTTAATTCTAAGGATGAAATAAATGATCTTGCTAAAAGTTTAAATAAATTCATACAAAATATAAAGGATATTATTAAAACTGTTAATGAAAGTGCAGATAGCATTGAAATTGTTGTAGACAGTATAAAAACTAATGTTACAGATTTAAATAATGATGTAGAGGAGGTTTCTGCAACTACAGAAGAACTTTCTTCTAATATGCAAGAAACTGCAGCTTCAGCAGAAGAGATGTCAGCAACTTCTCAAGAGATAGAAAAAGCTATTGAATCCATTGCACAAAAATCCCAGGCAGGCGCTACTCAAGCGGGAGAAATAAATGAGAGAGCAGAACAAACAAAAGAAAATGTACAAGCTTCTCAGAAAAAGGCAAAGGAAATATTCGGAAATACAAAAATAGAACTTGAAAGGGCTATAGAATCCTCAAAGGTTGTAGAACAGATAAATGTACTTTCAGAATCTATAATGGAAATAACATCACAAACAAATCTTCTTGCATTAAATGCAGCTATTGAAGCTGCAAGGGCAGGGGAAGCAGGAAAGGGATTTTCAGTTGTAGCTGATGAAATAAGAAAACTTGCGGAACAATCAAAGGATACGGTAACAGAAATACAAAATATAACAGTTAAAGTAATAGAATCAGTAAAAAATCTTTCTGATAGTTCAAGTAATCTATTAACTTTTGTGTCTACAGATATGGACAATGATTATAAGACTATGTTAAATGTGGCGGATAAATATAGCGAAGATGCTGGCTTTGTTGATACTCTCGTAACAGATTTTAGTTCAACCTCAGAGGAACTTTTAGCATCTTTGCAGGATGTAGTTAAAACTGTAGAGGGTGTAGCACAAGCTGCTAGTGAAGGTGCTGGAGGTACTACAGATATTGCATGTAAAATACTGGAGGTAAATAATAAATCAAATGATGTACTTCAGGAAGCTCTAAAATCAGAAGAAAGCGCTAACAAACTAAAAAAAGAAATTTCTAAATTTAAAATTTAA
- a CDS encoding DUF5667 domain-containing protein has product MKRIFILTISALIFLGSGVKAEETISLKDQAGITPDSILYSVDTVLENISLNLTVDKDKPEQLLDILNERLGEIEVLAEKNEDELVEKTLNDYNNTVEEVENTLEELEKDTKKGDELEKSIDNIQEIIVENRENSIKILEAIKGKLPDKAKENIEAVIKMQKNKKEAVRLMVEKRHEFNEVKKDYNKAKAALKEAQALGDADAIKKAEEELKSIEEVYNTKKQALNEAIENKKQIVKEKKKDNDNKKDKSIENNSNKDKVENKNQVKEKDNTEVNQKQDNIQINTNTKENKVKENNSNKQKVNSINPDLNKASEVKVNNKTSDKVIENKEKVEKVQKVNSNNNKEKIEKVNEKSSKENKGDK; this is encoded by the coding sequence ATGAAAAGAATATTTATATTAACAATTTCAGCTTTAATATTTTTAGGAAGTGGTGTAAAAGCAGAGGAAACAATATCTTTAAAGGATCAAGCAGGTATAACTCCAGATAGTATACTTTATAGTGTAGATACAGTACTTGAAAATATAAGTTTAAATTTAACAGTTGATAAAGATAAGCCAGAACAATTATTGGATATATTAAATGAAAGACTTGGAGAAATAGAGGTTCTAGCTGAAAAGAACGAAGATGAATTAGTAGAAAAAACTTTGAATGATTATAATAATACGGTAGAAGAAGTTGAAAATACCCTAGAAGAATTAGAAAAAGATACAAAAAAAGGAGATGAATTAGAGAAAAGTATAGATAATATACAAGAGATTATTGTTGAAAATAGAGAGAATTCTATAAAAATATTAGAAGCTATCAAAGGGAAATTACCAGATAAAGCTAAAGAAAATATAGAAGCTGTAATAAAAATGCAAAAAAATAAAAAAGAAGCAGTAAGACTTATGGTAGAAAAAAGACATGAATTTAATGAAGTTAAAAAAGATTACAACAAAGCAAAGGCCGCTTTAAAGGAAGCACAAGCTTTAGGTGATGCAGATGCCATAAAGAAAGCAGAAGAAGAACTTAAAAGTATTGAAGAAGTTTACAATACGAAAAAACAAGCTCTAAATGAAGCAATAGAAAATAAAAAACAAATAGTTAAAGAAAAGAAGAAAGATAATGATAATAAAAAAGATAAATCTATAGAAAATAATTCTAATAAAGATAAAGTAGAGAACAAGAATCAAGTTAAGGAAAAAGATAATACTGAAGTAAATCAAAAACAAGATAATATACAAATAAATACAAATACAAAAGAGAACAAGGTTAAAGAAAATAATAGTAATAAACAAAAAGTTAATAGTATTAATCCAGATTTAAATAAAGCTTCAGAGGTAAAGGTAAATAATAAAACCTCTGATAAGGTTATAGAAAATAAAGAAAAAGTGGAAAAAGTACAAAAAGTTAATTCTAACAATAATAAAGAAAAAATAGAAAAAGTAAATGAAAAATCTTCTAAAGAGAACAAAGGTGATAAATAA
- a CDS encoding sigma factor: MDLDFLRKENRDNFIKDSMNFIYKTTNRICKKKLDSKNDDEISIALIAFNKACDTYDSKKGSFFTYASVIIKNSLIDFFKKSDKIPYLIWSEDDDFNSIDNNVSINNFNIASENSIRMEEIKLLNQELMKYKLSFKDIAESCPRHKDTRNSLLNIALACIHTETIVSYLQNKKQLPVKEICLLTSSKRKLIENWRKYLIVLIIILSSDDYSYIKGYLNIEKAGDN, translated from the coding sequence ATGGATCTAGATTTTTTAAGAAAGGAAAATAGAGATAATTTCATAAAGGATAGTATGAATTTCATATATAAAACTACAAATAGGATTTGCAAAAAAAAATTAGATAGTAAAAATGATGATGAAATAAGTATTGCTCTTATAGCTTTTAATAAAGCTTGTGATACCTATGATAGTAAAAAGGGAAGCTTTTTTACCTATGCTTCCGTAATAATAAAAAATTCCTTAATAGACTTTTTCAAAAAGTCAGATAAAATTCCTTATTTAATTTGGAGTGAAGATGATGACTTTAATTCTATTGATAATAATGTTTCCATAAATAATTTTAATATAGCTTCAGAAAATTCTATAAGAATGGAAGAAATAAAATTATTAAATCAAGAACTAATGAAATATAAATTATCTTTTAAAGATATTGCAGAAAGTTGTCCAAGACATAAAGATACTAGGAATAGTTTATTAAATATAGCTTTAGCTTGTATACATACTGAAACCATAGTTTCCTATTTACAAAATAAAAAGCAACTTCCTGTTAAAGAGATATGCTTACTTACAAGTAGTAAAAGAAAGTTAATAGAAAACTGGAGAAAATATTTAATAGTACTAATTATAATATTATCTAGCGATGATTACTCCTATATTAAAGGATATCTTAATATTGAAAAGGCAGGTGATAATTGA